A region from the Nodosilinea sp. FACHB-141 genome encodes:
- a CDS encoding TMEM14 family protein produces the protein MPTGALCAIAYAALSAIGGLTGYAQARSHVSLVTGLVSAVLLLTGAWLWQAGSAGGAGMAMGVTVALVFIFVRRWIQTRKAMPAAIMIVAGVLAFMGMGLSLFGVI, from the coding sequence ATGCCCACTGGAGCCCTGTGTGCGATCGCCTATGCTGCCCTTTCTGCGATCGGCGGTCTGACAGGCTATGCCCAAGCCCGCAGTCATGTGTCCTTGGTCACTGGTTTGGTGAGCGCCGTCCTGCTGCTGACCGGAGCTTGGCTGTGGCAGGCTGGTTCTGCTGGCGGGGCCGGGATGGCTATGGGAGTCACGGTAGCCCTAGTATTTATCTTCGTTCGCCGTTGGATACAGACTCGCAAAGCCATGCCCGCCGCCATCATGATTGTGGCAGGGGTGCTGGCGTTTATGGGGATGGGGCTTTCGCTGTTCGGCGTTATCTAG
- a CDS encoding cell division protein FtsQ/DivIB, whose amino-acid sequence MSRLRQIRSPGFLAPTLDAMTRVSSLSRDELKTRRKSLRRRRRVSISQALWRFWALSGLTAAIFWGATRPVWLINSPAQINVTGNELLSDEMVQSLMPLTYPQPLMKVEPEVLARQLRDRAPITTAEVTRQLLPPRLNVKVQERVPVAVVLPVGKADGSDTQYLQAGFLDAHGAWMPLASFGLGSASPQLPTLQLRGIQPHYQRYWPQIYETIVGSPVAITEIDWHDPNNLVLETALGTVYLGPYSPELEQQLATLDRMRNLPGQLSESEVARIDLSNPDAPSIAVVDTADPKASSAQTDSDASP is encoded by the coding sequence TTGAGCCGTTTGCGGCAGATCCGATCGCCGGGCTTCTTAGCCCCCACCCTCGATGCCATGACCCGTGTTTCCTCCCTGTCTCGTGATGAACTCAAGACCCGGCGAAAAAGCCTCCGCCGCCGGCGGCGTGTTTCGATTAGCCAGGCACTCTGGCGATTTTGGGCGCTTTCGGGGCTGACAGCCGCCATTTTTTGGGGGGCTACGCGTCCGGTATGGCTGATTAACAGTCCCGCTCAAATTAACGTGACGGGCAACGAACTGCTCAGCGACGAGATGGTGCAAAGCCTAATGCCGCTGACCTACCCTCAGCCTTTGATGAAGGTGGAGCCAGAGGTGCTGGCCCGACAACTGCGCGATCGCGCCCCCATTACTACCGCAGAAGTCACCCGTCAGCTCTTACCACCGCGCCTCAACGTCAAGGTGCAGGAGCGGGTGCCCGTAGCGGTGGTGCTGCCCGTAGGCAAAGCCGACGGTAGCGACACTCAGTATCTTCAGGCCGGGTTTCTCGACGCCCACGGAGCCTGGATGCCCCTAGCCAGCTTTGGTTTGGGTAGCGCCTCACCGCAGCTGCCCACTCTCCAGCTGCGAGGCATTCAGCCCCACTACCAACGCTACTGGCCGCAGATCTATGAAACCATCGTCGGCAGCCCAGTAGCCATTACCGAAATTGACTGGCACGATCCCAACAACCTAGTGCTTGAGACGGCCCTGGGCACGGTCTACCTAGGCCCTTATAGCCCAGAGCTAGAGCAGCAGCTGGCCACCCTCGATAGAATGCGCAATCTGCCCGGCCAACTGTCCGAGTCTGAGGTAGCCCGCATCGACCTCAGCAACCCCGACGCGCCCTCGATCGCCGTAGTCGACACCGCCGATCCAAAGGCAAGCTCAGCGCAGACAGACTCTGACGCTAGTCCATAA
- the thiD gene encoding bifunctional hydroxymethylpyrimidine kinase/phosphomethylpyrimidine kinase — protein MTMTPTWPAALTVAGSDSGGGAGIQADLRTFAFHLVHGTSALTCVTAQNTVGVMRVDALPPEAVVAQIEAVTSDIAVQAVKTGMLLNQEIIQAVALALKALPDTTPVVVDPVMVSRTGAQLIDDDAIATLTRHLIPQARVLTPNRYEAQLLSGLAITTLADMEAAARQIYQLGPQAVLVKGGGMMDALRSTDVWFDGSEVVILEAEVVETKHTHGTGCTLSAAIAANLALGKDPLTAVKDAKNYVTNALKHALAIGKGQGPVGHFFPLISQ, from the coding sequence ATGACAATGACGCCTACTTGGCCTGCGGCTCTGACCGTTGCCGGTTCTGACAGCGGTGGTGGGGCTGGCATTCAGGCCGACCTGCGCACCTTTGCCTTTCACCTGGTCCACGGCACCAGTGCCCTGACCTGCGTAACCGCTCAAAATACTGTGGGGGTCATGCGGGTTGATGCCCTACCGCCCGAAGCTGTGGTAGCCCAGATTGAAGCAGTGACCAGCGACATTGCCGTGCAGGCAGTCAAAACCGGCATGCTGCTCAACCAGGAGATTATTCAAGCAGTCGCATTAGCGTTGAAAGCGTTGCCCGACACAACTCCGGTAGTTGTGGATCCGGTGATGGTGTCACGCACGGGCGCGCAGCTAATTGACGACGATGCGATCGCTACCCTGACCCGCCACCTGATACCCCAAGCTCGCGTTCTGACCCCAAACCGCTATGAAGCGCAGTTGCTCAGTGGTTTAGCTATCACTACCCTGGCCGATATGGAGGCAGCAGCCCGCCAGATCTACCAGCTTGGCCCTCAAGCCGTTTTGGTAAAAGGAGGTGGCATGATGGATGCTCTGCGCAGTACCGATGTCTGGTTTGACGGCAGCGAGGTGGTGATTTTAGAGGCTGAGGTCGTAGAAACAAAACATACCCACGGCACCGGCTGCACGCTATCGGCGGCGATCGCCGCCAACCTGGCCCTGGGCAAAGACCCACTGACCGCCGTTAAAGACGCCAAAAACTACGTCACCAACGCCCTCAAGCACGCCCTCGCGATCGGTAAAGGGCAAGGTCCTGTTGGTCACTTCTTTCCTCTGATATCTCAGTAG
- the psaK gene encoding photosystem I reaction center subunit PsaK, protein MEAGTLAFLPILAAVPHTPDWSPKVAVVMILCNILALVIGRLRIKYPSAPPAMPGGALFGNLGLPAVLASASFGHLIGTGVILGLANLGVL, encoded by the coding sequence ATGGAGGCTGGTACATTGGCATTCCTACCAATTTTAGCTGCGGTTCCGCATACGCCCGACTGGAGCCCTAAGGTGGCCGTCGTGATGATTCTCTGTAATATTTTGGCCCTTGTCATTGGCAGACTCAGGATTAAATACCCTAGCGCACCGCCGGCAATGCCCGGCGGTGCGCTGTTTGGCAACCTTGGCCTGCCGGCAGTGCTGGCCAGCGCCAGCTTTGGCCATCTGATTGGAACCGGGGTAATTTTGGGCCTGGCGAACCTGGGTGTTCTCTAG
- a CDS encoding glycosyltransferase family 2 protein, which produces MSFSPGHASRPNISIIIPVYNGGESFRRCLDSLRQSGRQPDEVIVVADGDTDGSWEVAKAFGAKVFRYDSAGGPARARNRGAAMAQGDILFFIDADVTVGQDTILNVEIAFQKDVNLAALIGSYDDQPGASNFLSQYKNLLHHYTHQVSSEKASTFWGACGAIRAEAFHAVGGFDERYVKPCVEDIELGYRLRRAGYTIRLCKHIQVKHLKCWEPVSLLRAEIFYRALPWAELILSQGQPTNDLNLDRTSRLSVVLSFAALGCLLGGVIEPFLWIVAIAIMLGLLVINQRVYRFFWYKRGPLFALRVIPWHWFYFLYGGAAFAYSFATYRFRQFSTLAD; this is translated from the coding sequence ATGAGTTTTAGCCCAGGTCATGCATCAAGACCCAATATTTCTATCATTATCCCTGTGTATAACGGTGGTGAAAGCTTCCGCCGCTGCCTCGATAGCCTGAGACAATCGGGTCGGCAGCCTGACGAGGTGATTGTAGTTGCCGACGGCGACACCGACGGTTCATGGGAAGTGGCCAAAGCGTTTGGGGCTAAGGTATTTCGCTACGACTCGGCAGGTGGACCAGCCCGCGCCCGCAACCGAGGGGCGGCTATGGCTCAGGGAGACATTCTGTTCTTTATCGATGCCGATGTCACCGTTGGTCAAGACACCATTCTCAACGTCGAAATTGCCTTTCAAAAAGACGTTAACCTGGCAGCGCTGATTGGCTCCTACGATGACCAGCCGGGGGCCTCTAATTTCCTGTCGCAGTATAAAAACCTGCTTCACCACTACACCCACCAGGTGTCGTCCGAAAAGGCTTCGACCTTTTGGGGGGCCTGCGGAGCCATTCGCGCCGAGGCATTTCATGCTGTGGGCGGGTTTGACGAGCGCTATGTCAAGCCCTGTGTCGAAGATATTGAACTGGGCTACCGGCTGCGGCGGGCGGGCTACACCATTCGCCTGTGCAAGCACATTCAGGTCAAGCACCTGAAATGCTGGGAGCCCGTTTCACTGCTGCGGGCCGAAATTTTCTACCGCGCCCTGCCCTGGGCTGAGCTAATTCTTAGCCAGGGGCAGCCGACGAATGACCTCAACCTAGACCGCACTAGCCGACTGAGTGTGGTGCTTAGCTTTGCGGCGCTAGGGTGCCTGCTGGGCGGAGTAATTGAGCCCTTTTTGTGGATTGTTGCGATCGCTATTATGCTCGGGTTGCTGGTCATCAATCAGCGGGTTTATCGCTTCTTTTGGTACAAGCGCGGGCCGCTCTTTGCCCTGCGGGTCATCCCTTGGCACTGGTTCTATTTTCTCTATGGCGGTGCCGCCTTCGCCTACAGTTTCGCAACCTATCGGTTTCGGCAATTTTCTACCCTAGCCGACTAG
- the ftsZ gene encoding cell division protein FtsZ, whose amino-acid sequence MPGETYTKNTALPSSVARIKVIGVGGGGCNAVNRMISSGLSGIEFWSINTDAQALDNTTQTNSLHIGQKLTRGLGAGGNPAIGQKAAEESREEISAALEESDLVFITAGMGGGTGTGAAPIVAEVAKEAGALTVGVVTRPFTFEGRRRMNQADEGIAALQGRVDTLIIIPNDKLLSVISEQTPVQEAFRTADDILRQGVQGISDIITIPGLVNVDFADVRAIMADAGTALMGIGMGSGKSRAREAAIAAISSPLLESSIDGASGAVFNITGGSDLTLHEVNAAAEIIYEGVDPNANIIFGAVIDERMQGEVCITVIATGFNTRAGAQPEIEVARVTPFKRTLATPPPATPPANSGGGGLGAGLDIPEFLQRRRPNGNR is encoded by the coding sequence ATGCCCGGAGAAACGTACACCAAAAACACGGCTTTGCCCAGCAGCGTCGCCCGCATCAAGGTAATTGGGGTCGGCGGTGGCGGCTGTAACGCCGTCAACCGCATGATTAGCAGCGGCCTGTCGGGGATTGAATTTTGGTCCATCAACACCGATGCCCAGGCCCTCGACAACACCACTCAGACCAACAGCCTGCACATCGGTCAAAAGTTGACCCGTGGGCTCGGCGCTGGGGGTAACCCTGCTATTGGCCAAAAGGCGGCCGAAGAATCTCGGGAAGAAATTTCCGCAGCTCTAGAAGAGTCTGACCTGGTGTTTATCACCGCCGGCATGGGGGGCGGTACGGGCACAGGGGCGGCGCCCATTGTGGCCGAGGTAGCTAAGGAAGCCGGAGCGCTGACCGTTGGCGTGGTCACTCGCCCCTTCACCTTTGAGGGACGCCGTCGCATGAACCAGGCCGATGAGGGCATTGCTGCCCTTCAAGGTCGGGTCGACACGCTGATTATTATCCCCAACGACAAGCTGCTATCCGTCATCTCTGAGCAGACCCCGGTGCAGGAAGCCTTTCGCACTGCCGACGACATTCTGCGCCAGGGCGTGCAAGGCATCTCCGACATTATTACGATCCCCGGTTTAGTTAATGTTGACTTTGCTGATGTGCGGGCCATTATGGCCGACGCGGGCACGGCCCTGATGGGCATTGGCATGGGTTCAGGCAAGTCACGGGCGCGGGAAGCCGCGATCGCGGCGATCTCTTCTCCCCTGCTAGAGTCGTCCATCGACGGTGCTTCCGGAGCCGTATTCAACATCACCGGCGGGTCCGATCTGACCCTCCACGAAGTCAACGCCGCCGCCGAGATTATCTACGAAGGGGTCGATCCCAACGCCAATATCATCTTTGGTGCGGTCATCGACGAGCGCATGCAGGGCGAAGTCTGCATCACGGTGATTGCTACCGGCTTTAACACCCGTGCCGGGGCCCAGCCCGAAATTGAGGTAGCCCGCGTTACGCCCTTTAAGCGCACCCTGGCCACGCCGCCGCCCGCCACTCCTCCTGCCAACAGTGGTGGCGGCGGTTTGGGGGCCGGATTAGATATCCCCGAGTTTCTGCAGCGGCGGCGGCCTAACGGCAACCGCTAG